The region GGAGTAGAGCCCATCATCTTATCAACACGAGCCTTGATAAAGTCCATAACCTCTGTCTTATTCTCATAAGTCAAGCTGTCAAATTTCAAAGCATAAAGGCTATCAATCAACTCATCCATAGCAATGTGCCAACCAAAGGCATCCAAGATACGAACCACACCTTGGGTCGCACGACGAAGGGCATAAGGGTCATTAGAACCTGATGGAATCAAGCCTACTGAGAAGAAACTCAAAATCGTATCCAATTTGTCTGCAATAGATAGAATGGCTCCAACCTTGCTCTCTGGAAGTTCTCCTTCGGCTGATGTAGGCATGTAGTGTTCACGAATAGCAACTGCCACCGCTGGAGTTTCCCCAGCAAGAAGGGCATATTTCTCACCCATAATTCCTTGGAGCTCGTCAAATTCGCCAACCATACCTGTCAACAAGTCAAACTTGTAAATAGCTGCTGCACGGGCTAGGTCAATCGTTTCATCCGCTGACAAACCAGCTTTTTCTGCCAAGAGAATAGCAATCTGACCTGTACGAATCATGTGTTCGCGAAGGGAACCAATCTTCTCATGGAAGGTGACATTGTTTAATTTTTCAACAAGATCTGAAATCACCAATTTTTGATCTTCACGCCAGAAGAATTCACCGTCTTCCAAGCGGGCTACTAAGACTTTTTCATTTCCTTTAATGACATTTTCCAAATACTCTGCGTTTCCATTACGAACAGAAATGAAGTTGGGCAAGAGTTTACCGTCTTGATCACGAACAACAAAGTAACGTTGGTGTTCTTTCATTGAGGTCACCAAAACTTCTTCTGGAACTTCAAGGTATTTGGCATCAAAACTTCCCATAAAGGCAGTTGGGTATTCAACCAAGTTCAAGACTTCATTAAGCAAGTCCGCATCAATTTCGATATGTACACCATGCTCAACTTCGATTGCTTTGATTTGATCAACAATCATTTGCTCTCGTTCACGAGGATCCGTGATTACAAACTGCTTACGAAGGTCTTCTTCGTAGCTCAATGCTGACTGAATTTTGGTTTCTTTCCCCAAGAAACGATGACCACGGCTCACACGACCTCCCTTGATATCAAGGAAATCCAAATCAAACTCTTCTTCATCTAAAAGAACAGTTAAAGTGTGAACAGGACGAATGTATTCAAAGCTATTTCCAGCCCAGTGCATGCTGACAGGGAAAGTCAGTGACTTCAAGACATCCACAACACCTGGAACAATGGCTTCAACTGCTTGACCAATTTCTTCCTTAGTGACATAGACATATTCTTCACCCTTGATTTCACGGAATTCGATATCTTCAACAGTCAAGCCTTTTCCACGGACAAATCCTTGAGCTGCTTTGGTGAAATTTCCATCGCTATCCAAGGCAATTTTCTTTGCTGGACCCTTGAAATCTTCTGTCAAATCAGACTGTTTGTCTGCAAGACCAGTCACACGAACAGCCAAACGACGTGGTGTTGAGAAGGTTTGAATAGCTTCAAAAGACAGACGGTTCTCCTTGAGGAAGGCTGCCATTTTTTCGCCTAGTTGTTTTTCACTTGGTGTGACAACATAGGCTGGTAATTCTTCAAGACCGAGTTCTACTAATAAGTTTTTTGTCATGTTTTTTCCTTTACATTTTCTTCAATCTTTTTTGATATGCACCTTAGGTACTGGGGACGTCGCTAACTAACTTTGTGAGTCTGTATGGAAATCTAATACTAAATTGATCAAGATTTCCAACAGTCTCATCAAAGTGGATTTAGCTGACTAATTTTTGAACCTAAGGTTTCAAAAATCCCCACATAACAGTACGGCGGTGCATATCCCTCTAGCAAGTCTTCGACTTGCCTCTAACGATTTTAGAGCACAATATTACTCACTATTCTGCGTCTTCTGCTAAGAGTTTAGCTCGTGTTGCTTCATCTAAAAGTGGGTAGCCTAGGCGTTTGCGTTCTGCGACAAAGGTTTTGGCTACGACACGGGCCAAGTTGCGGATACGAGCGATATAGCCTGCACGCTCGGTTACGGATACGGCACCACGCGCATCAAGCAGATTAAAGGTATGTGAACATTTGAGAACATAGTCATAGGCAGGGTGCACCAATCCTTCTTCCAAGGCACGACCAGCTTCTTTTTCAAACTTATCAAAGTTTTCCAGCAACATTTCTTGATCCGAAATTTCAAATGAATATTTTGAGTGCTCATACTCAGGCTGGATAAAGATTTCTCCGTATTTTACACCATCAGCCCACTCGATATCATAGACAGAATCTACTTCTTGGATGTAAGAAGCCAAGCGTTCCAAACCATAGGTAACTTCCGCAGTCACAGGGCCAGTGGCCAATCCACCGACTTGTTGGAAATAAGTGAACTGAGTGATTTCCATCCCATCAAGCCAAACTTCCCAACCAAGACCAGCTGAACCAGTAGATGGATTTTCCCAGTTGTCCTCAACAAAACGGATATCGTGCTCCAAAGGATTGATTCCCAATTTTTCCAAAGACTCAAGGTAAAGTTCCTGGATATTTGATGGAGATGGCTTCATGACCACTTGGAATTGGTGGTGTTGGTATAGACGGTTAGGGTTTTCCCCGTAACGACCGTCAGCAGGACGACGTGATGGCTCTACATACGCTGCATTCCATGGCTCAGGTCCGATAGCACGAAGGAAAGTGTAAGGACTCATTGTCCCCGCACCTTTTTCATTATCATAAGCCTGCATAAGCATACAACCTTGGTCATTCCAAAATTGTTGCAAAGTCAAAATAATTTCTTGAAATGTTAATTTCTTAGACATTGAATACTCCTTAATAAAAATGATTTCTTGCGACACGAGTCTGCCTCGTCGATTATACGAGGCAAGACGAGTTAGTACTGCGTCTAGCTCAGCACCCTAGTGCTGAGCGTGGGGCAGTCCGACTGTAAGGAGGTTTCTGCCACTGATGCAGTGGAAAGTCAATTTTTTAGACATTGTTTACTCCTTTTTCTATAAATTACTTGCGACACGAGTCTGCCTAGTCAATCTTACTAGACAAGACCAGTTAGTACTGCTTCTAGCTTAAACAGACCTAAAGCAGTAGGACTATATAGAAAATCAAAGACTGATTTTCTTAAAAGAAGACTCAGGTTCAAAATCAAAAAGAACCGAATTTCAACACCCAAGCCTTGCGACTAGGGGCGTCAGAAACGCGGTTCCACCCTAATTTATTACTTCATTGTTTTTAAAAATACTACAGAAAGCGCCAGTTCTTTATTTTGCCCTACTTGGCTCCCACTATCCCAAGCTCGCTTGAAGAACGCCATAAGACTTTCTTTCCTCCTGACTATTATATCAGAATTGTAACATACTGTAAATCAAAAACTATAGAAAGATGTATTGTATTCTCTACTCACTTTTTAAAAAAGTTGCAAGTCCAATAACTGACAATAAGAGAGAAATTCCTGAAATACTTAGAATAATAGAAATCATGTTATTCTCACCAGTGACTGGTAATTGTTTTCCTTCTTTGTTGACTGTAGCTAAAAGCACTTGTTGACCACTTCCAGCTAGTGTTTTATTCTCATGCTTAACTTCTATATTGGAATGATGTATTGCAATTGATGTAGCTTTCTCAATTTTATCATTGCTAATTGAAGACTTAATAGTTGAGACTTGTCTATTGTGACTTACTAATTTAACAGGTTGCACTTGAGAAACTGGCTTAATCGTTACAACTGGTTTAGTTGGAATAACTGGCTTAATCGTTACAACTGGTTTAGTTGAAATAACTGGCTTAATCGTTACAACTGGTTTAGTTGAAATAACTGGCTTAATCGTTACAACTGGTTTAGTTGAAATAACTGGCTTAATCGTTACAACTGGTTTAGTTGGAATAACTGGTTTAATCGTTACAACTGGTTTAGTTGGAATAACTGGCTTAATCGTTACAACTGGTTTAGTTGGAGTAGCTGGTTTAATCGTTACAACTGGTTTAGTTGGAATAACTGGTTTAATCGTTACAACTGGTTTAGTTGGAATAACTGGCTTAATTGTTACAACTGGTTTAGTTGGAATAACTGGCTTAATCGTTACAACTGGTTTAGTT is a window of Streptococcus mitis DNA encoding:
- the glyS gene encoding glycine--tRNA ligase subunit beta, whose amino-acid sequence is MTKNLLVELGLEELPAYVVTPSEKQLGEKMAAFLKENRLSFEAIQTFSTPRRLAVRVTGLADKQSDLTEDFKGPAKKIALDSDGNFTKAAQGFVRGKGLTVEDIEFREIKGEEYVYVTKEEIGQAVEAIVPGVVDVLKSLTFPVSMHWAGNSFEYIRPVHTLTVLLDEEEFDLDFLDIKGGRVSRGHRFLGKETKIQSALSYEEDLRKQFVITDPREREQMIVDQIKAIEVEHGVHIEIDADLLNEVLNLVEYPTAFMGSFDAKYLEVPEEVLVTSMKEHQRYFVVRDQDGKLLPNFISVRNGNAEYLENVIKGNEKVLVARLEDGEFFWREDQKLVISDLVEKLNNVTFHEKIGSLREHMIRTGQIAILLAEKAGLSADETIDLARAAAIYKFDLLTGMVGEFDELQGIMGEKYALLAGETPAVAVAIREHYMPTSAEGELPESKVGAILSIADKLDTILSFFSVGLIPSGSNDPYALRRATQGVVRILDAFGWHIAMDELIDSLYALKFDSLTYENKTEVMDFIKARVDKMMGSTPKDIKDAVLAGSNFVVADMLEAASALVEASKEEDFKPSVESLSRAFNLAEKAEGSDTVDPALFEKEEEKALAEAVETLVLSGSASQQLKQLFALSPVIDAFFENTMVMAEDQAVRQNRLAILSHLTQKAAKLARFNQINTK
- the glyQ gene encoding glycine--tRNA ligase subunit alpha; amino-acid sequence: MSKKLTFQEIILTLQQFWNDQGCMLMQAYDNEKGAGTMSPYTFLRAIGPEPWNAAYVEPSRRPADGRYGENPNRLYQHHQFQVVMKPSPSNIQELYLESLEKLGINPLEHDIRFVEDNWENPSTGSAGLGWEVWLDGMEITQFTYFQQVGGLATGPVTAEVTYGLERLASYIQEVDSVYDIEWADGVKYGEIFIQPEYEHSKYSFEISDQEMLLENFDKFEKEAGRALEEGLVHPAYDYVLKCSHTFNLLDARGAVSVTERAGYIARIRNLARVVAKTFVAERKRLGYPLLDEATRAKLLAEDAE